Proteins from a genomic interval of Paenibacillus sp. RC334:
- a CDS encoding extracellular solute-binding protein: MKTVRWLVLCLAFLTMFSGCSGPLSSESHSSESNLPNHKKITLTLWYWNRSIDDELLARAEKQFPDIKLNTQKIGGDFKAKLKTTLAARSGEPDIVALNDWMVELFPSADRFYDLRTLGADQFKDQYLEWKWNQGITPDGSMIAFPMDTGPTALFYRSDLFEQAGLPSDPEKVSATIRTWDDYMVAGKQLQQKLGSRSFLADNIVNVYNQMLAQNTDLYFKPDGSYIGNQSPHIRLGWQTAVAFHKKHLLANADGWTPEWNASVNNGKVASFIGAIWMKQVLTEAAPDTAGKWRVARAPGGDGNLGGSFISILKSSKHPKEAFEVLTWLQNPEHQLEAYQKIGLFPSTPGVYDDPAMETPEPFFGGQATGLIFAASARNVKSSYFGERYPVIHGIVTRRLANVAKQDADPDALWTETMDRIERELQR, encoded by the coding sequence GTGAAGACAGTACGATGGCTGGTGTTATGTCTTGCTTTCCTCACTATGTTTAGTGGTTGTAGCGGCCCTCTGTCCTCTGAAAGTCATTCATCTGAAAGCAATTTGCCAAACCACAAAAAGATAACGCTTACATTATGGTACTGGAACCGTTCTATTGACGATGAACTACTCGCTCGTGCCGAAAAGCAGTTTCCCGACATTAAATTGAACACCCAAAAAATCGGCGGTGATTTCAAAGCCAAGCTCAAGACGACTCTGGCAGCCCGTTCCGGTGAACCGGACATCGTAGCTTTGAACGACTGGATGGTAGAGTTATTTCCTAGTGCGGATCGTTTTTATGATTTGAGAACACTGGGAGCAGATCAATTCAAGGATCAGTATTTGGAGTGGAAATGGAATCAGGGCATTACCCCTGATGGCAGCATGATTGCCTTTCCCATGGACACAGGCCCTACCGCCCTCTTCTATCGCAGTGATCTCTTTGAACAGGCGGGTCTGCCCAGTGATCCTGAAAAGGTCAGTGCTACGATTCGCACATGGGACGACTATATGGTTGCCGGAAAACAGCTTCAGCAAAAGCTCGGAAGTCGTTCGTTTTTAGCTGATAATATTGTAAACGTTTACAATCAGATGCTTGCTCAAAATACAGACCTGTACTTCAAGCCGGACGGCAGCTACATCGGTAATCAATCCCCTCATATCCGTTTGGGCTGGCAAACCGCCGTGGCTTTTCACAAGAAGCATCTACTCGCCAATGCGGATGGCTGGACCCCCGAATGGAATGCTTCGGTCAATAACGGAAAAGTTGCCTCTTTTATAGGTGCAATCTGGATGAAGCAAGTTCTCACGGAGGCTGCGCCGGATACTGCGGGCAAGTGGAGAGTCGCCCGTGCCCCTGGAGGGGACGGCAATTTGGGTGGATCTTTCATTTCCATCCTCAAATCCAGCAAACACCCCAAAGAAGCCTTTGAAGTCCTGACCTGGCTGCAAAACCCGGAACACCAGTTGGAAGCCTACCAAAAAATCGGGCTGTTCCCGTCCACTCCTGGCGTCTATGACGATCCTGCCATGGAGACACCCGAGCCTTTCTTTGGCGGTCAGGCCACCGGACTGATCTTTGCCGCCTCCGCACGTAATGTCAAAAGCAGCTATTTCGGCGAGCGTTATCCTGTCATTCACGGCATTGTGACACGTCGCCTTGCCAATGTCGCCAAGCAGGATGCCGATCCCGATGCATTATGGACGGAAACGATGGACCGAATCGAACGGGAATTACAGCGGTAA
- a CDS encoding LacI family DNA-binding transcriptional regulator, which produces MNIKTIASMAGVSVATVSKIINNYTDISEETRQRVLKIMEETGYRPSSSAKTLATKKSNLVGVIFAGKLNVDFSHPFFVDIINVFKKQIGLLGYDLLFFSNEKFLDNGEDYLARSKYFSVDGCIIIAGDEVEKSVFDLDASPIPCIGVDIELTGSSSCYIMSDNQKISMKVVEHFYMNGYRDMGFIGIERPSLVIKEREEAFITSLKRFSLDVRPEWIVYAKDYAAEDGYQIAKAWIQQGNLPRAIFAATDLLAFGVIRAFKESGLRVPEDIAVVGCDDIEACRYTDPPLTTVKQDKQKIGRLAAMVLFDLMNKQMETKCIKVEPELVIRSSCGARQNWNHTKVKG; this is translated from the coding sequence ATGAATATAAAAACAATAGCGAGTATGGCAGGCGTTTCTGTAGCAACGGTTTCAAAAATTATAAATAATTATACGGATATCAGTGAGGAAACCCGGCAGCGGGTGCTTAAAATTATGGAGGAAACAGGCTATAGACCCTCCTCCTCGGCTAAAACGCTTGCTACCAAAAAATCAAATCTGGTAGGCGTTATATTCGCTGGCAAGCTGAATGTCGATTTTAGCCATCCTTTTTTTGTAGATATCATTAATGTCTTCAAAAAACAGATTGGCTTGCTCGGTTACGACCTGCTGTTTTTTTCGAATGAAAAATTTCTGGACAATGGAGAGGACTATTTGGCTCGTTCGAAATATTTTTCAGTGGACGGGTGCATTATTATTGCCGGAGATGAAGTGGAGAAGAGCGTTTTTGATCTCGACGCCAGCCCCATCCCCTGCATTGGTGTCGATATTGAACTAACCGGATCCAGTTCCTGTTACATTATGTCCGATAATCAGAAGATCTCAATGAAGGTTGTTGAGCATTTTTACATGAATGGTTACCGAGATATGGGTTTTATTGGAATTGAACGCCCATCCCTGGTAATTAAGGAGAGAGAAGAAGCCTTTATCACTTCACTAAAACGGTTTAGTCTTGATGTCAGACCCGAATGGATCGTGTATGCTAAGGACTACGCGGCGGAAGATGGATACCAGATAGCGAAGGCGTGGATCCAGCAAGGAAATTTGCCAAGGGCTATTTTTGCGGCTACCGACCTGCTTGCCTTTGGTGTCATCCGTGCTTTCAAGGAAAGCGGCTTGAGGGTACCCGAGGATATTGCTGTGGTGGGATGTGATGATATAGAAGCCTGTCGTTACACCGATCCTCCACTGACCACTGTAAAACAAGATAAACAAAAAATAGGACGACTAGCCGCTATGGTGCTATTTGACCTGATGAATAAACAAATGGAAACGAAATGTATTAAAGTAGAACCGGAGCTAGTCATTCGGAGCTCCTGCGGAGCCCGGCAAAATTGGAACCATACGAAGGTTAAGGGCTAA
- a CDS encoding MIP/aquaporin family protein, with protein sequence MSPYAAEFIGTMILIALGGGVCAGVSLKKSFAHGSGWIVIGLGWGLAVAVAVYAVGQISGAHLNPAVTLALAFQGVFPWRDVPGYIAAQLLGAMAGAVIVVLHYLPHWKETEDTATKLSVFATGPAMDHPFANVISEMIGTFIFVLALQSFGANSFAEGLNPLIVGFLVVSIGLSFGGTTGYAINPARDLGPRLVHWLLPIPGKGTSNWKYAWVPIVGPLLGGSFGGLFYQTVFKGNMTPAFWIVLGMIVVVLMLTFRFSRTYKSDKAHKMTA encoded by the coding sequence ATGTCGCCATACGCAGCCGAATTCATAGGGACGATGATCCTTATTGCCCTAGGTGGCGGAGTGTGCGCAGGGGTGTCCCTGAAAAAATCATTTGCCCACGGCTCTGGCTGGATTGTGATCGGATTGGGGTGGGGGCTCGCGGTCGCCGTTGCGGTATATGCGGTTGGTCAGATCAGCGGAGCACACTTAAATCCGGCGGTGACGCTGGCGCTTGCATTTCAGGGAGTTTTTCCGTGGAGGGATGTTCCGGGCTATATTGCAGCTCAGCTTCTTGGGGCCATGGCGGGTGCCGTGATTGTGGTTTTGCATTATTTGCCCCACTGGAAAGAGACGGAGGACACAGCAACCAAACTCAGTGTATTTGCTACAGGACCGGCTATGGATCATCCATTCGCTAACGTGATTAGTGAAATGATAGGTACTTTCATCTTTGTTCTTGCTTTGCAGTCATTCGGTGCCAACTCCTTCGCTGAGGGATTGAATCCACTCATTGTGGGTTTTCTGGTTGTCAGCATTGGCTTGTCCTTCGGCGGGACTACAGGTTATGCTATTAATCCGGCTAGAGATTTGGGCCCGCGTCTTGTGCATTGGTTGCTGCCGATTCCCGGTAAAGGCACATCGAACTGGAAATATGCCTGGGTGCCAATTGTAGGTCCGTTGCTGGGGGGCTCTTTCGGAGGGTTGTTTTACCAGACCGTATTTAAAGGGAATATGACTCCAGCTTTCTGGATTGTGTTGGGTATGATTGTAGTGGTGCTTATGCTTACCTTTCGTTTCAGCCGTACTTATAAAAGTGATAAAGCTCATAAAATGACAGCATAA
- a CDS encoding carbohydrate ABC transporter permease → MMQARVKSVILYTGLSTGMILSMFPFYWLIVMATRTTSDIYRFPPQLWFGSHFWSNVTRVLQQIDFAGAFFNTLFVASSVTLLVLFFDSLAGFAFAKFDFPGKKALFIILLATMMVPSQLSLVPSFVMMAAFGWVGTFKALIIPGMVNAFGIFWIRQYAEESIPKELLDAGRMDGCSFFRLYWNVALPILRPAFAFLGAFTFIGAWNDYLWPLIILTDERKFTLQIALSQLNGIYNTDYAMVIAGTLLAVLPLIILFLFISRQFISDLAAGAVKD, encoded by the coding sequence ATGATGCAGGCACGTGTAAAATCCGTTATTTTATATACCGGGCTGTCGACGGGAATGATTCTGTCGATGTTTCCTTTTTACTGGCTTATCGTCATGGCTACCCGTACAACTTCGGACATCTATCGTTTTCCACCACAGTTATGGTTTGGAAGCCACTTCTGGAGCAATGTGACGAGAGTATTGCAGCAGATTGATTTTGCCGGAGCTTTTTTTAATACGCTTTTTGTAGCCAGCTCCGTTACCCTGTTGGTGCTGTTTTTCGATTCACTGGCCGGGTTTGCATTCGCCAAGTTTGATTTTCCGGGCAAAAAAGCATTATTCATCATTCTGCTGGCTACGATGATGGTCCCTTCCCAACTGTCGCTTGTCCCCTCCTTTGTCATGATGGCCGCCTTTGGATGGGTGGGCACGTTCAAAGCTCTAATCATTCCGGGGATGGTGAATGCCTTCGGCATCTTCTGGATACGCCAATATGCAGAGGAATCCATTCCAAAGGAGTTGCTGGATGCAGGACGGATGGATGGATGCAGCTTTTTTCGGCTGTATTGGAATGTGGCGCTCCCGATTCTACGTCCTGCGTTCGCTTTTCTCGGCGCATTCACCTTCATAGGAGCATGGAATGATTATTTATGGCCGTTAATCATATTAACCGATGAGCGCAAATTTACGCTCCAGATTGCGTTGTCCCAATTAAACGGTATTTACAATACGGATTATGCGATGGTCATTGCTGGCACCCTGTTGGCTGTACTGCCGCTTATCATTTTATTTCTTTTCATTAGCCGCCAGTTTATTTCCGATCTTGCAGCTGGAGCAGTCAAAGATTAG
- a CDS encoding extracellular solute-binding protein: protein MLKKSFSLLLVTALIVVLAACGKGSGTAQEGNKKVTLKIIHWQQENINNYIKEFNKKFEEKYPDVQVEYTTVPADSTYDQLMQTRMNAGSSGDADIIPLKFSFVGAPQEWSKGAADPMWKQWIDGGLIADLSDQAFIKNYNPTDVKNAMTYKDKVYGVNMGKVALTGLFYNKEIFEKYNLAVPTTWDELVNVMKVLKDNGVEPIGFGGKDVWPINLAVQGLQASIHDDQLEYIKGLWTGKTKLTDPVQLEVLEKTQILMNNAIGGFMGIDYGTLPSLFATGRVAMIADGTWDATTIQTANPEMKFGYFPIPGSNDPAKNKNLAGKYDMTWMVLEKSPNKDYAIKWLEMLSEKQNYTDFVNAAGFLPTQPDVKISSEFVNEIQPSLENFKLSWDQLFINRKNVGQYIKDASVHAEFLTPAGPLKTPLELAQKSQADWDAAAPK from the coding sequence ATGCTAAAAAAGAGTTTTTCTTTACTTCTTGTAACCGCTTTAATCGTGGTATTGGCCGCTTGCGGTAAAGGTAGCGGAACTGCACAGGAGGGGAATAAGAAGGTCACGTTAAAGATTATTCATTGGCAACAGGAAAATATTAATAACTATATAAAGGAATTTAATAAAAAGTTTGAAGAGAAGTATCCAGATGTTCAGGTAGAGTATACGACAGTTCCTGCTGACTCAACGTATGATCAACTGATGCAAACACGTATGAATGCTGGTTCATCCGGTGATGCAGACATTATTCCTCTGAAATTCAGCTTCGTAGGCGCTCCGCAGGAATGGTCCAAGGGAGCAGCTGATCCGATGTGGAAGCAATGGATTGACGGAGGACTAATAGCCGATCTGTCGGATCAAGCTTTTATAAAAAACTATAATCCTACAGATGTCAAAAATGCCATGACCTATAAGGACAAGGTATACGGTGTAAATATGGGTAAGGTGGCACTTACAGGTCTGTTCTATAACAAAGAGATTTTTGAAAAATATAATCTTGCTGTGCCCACAACTTGGGATGAGCTGGTAAATGTTATGAAGGTGCTCAAGGACAACGGCGTAGAACCGATTGGTTTCGGCGGTAAGGATGTTTGGCCTATTAATCTTGCAGTCCAAGGGCTTCAAGCCTCTATCCATGATGATCAGCTGGAATATATTAAAGGGCTGTGGACAGGGAAGACGAAGCTGACAGATCCCGTCCAGCTTGAGGTGCTGGAAAAAACACAAATTTTGATGAACAACGCCATTGGTGGATTTATGGGGATTGACTATGGAACCCTGCCAAGCTTGTTTGCTACAGGGCGTGTAGCTATGATTGCAGATGGCACGTGGGATGCAACGACGATCCAGACAGCCAATCCAGAGATGAAATTTGGTTATTTCCCGATTCCAGGCAGCAATGATCCGGCAAAAAATAAGAACCTTGCAGGCAAGTACGATATGACATGGATGGTATTGGAAAAGTCGCCAAACAAGGATTATGCGATCAAATGGCTTGAAATGCTTTCCGAAAAGCAGAACTATACGGATTTTGTGAACGCCGCCGGATTTTTGCCGACACAGCCTGATGTGAAGATAAGTAGTGAATTTGTTAATGAAATCCAGCCCTCACTGGAGAACTTCAAGCTCTCTTGGGATCAGCTGTTTATCAATCGTAAGAATGTTGGACAGTACATTAAGGATGCCAGCGTACATGCTGAATTTCTGACGCCTGCCGGTCCGCTAAAGACGCCTTTGGAGCTTGCCCAAAAATCCCAGGCAGACTGGGATGCGGCAGCCCCTAAATAA
- a CDS encoding sugar ABC transporter permease, whose amino-acid sequence MYPFGKGAARLMPYLLLSIPVLLYLLLGFGPSMVTVLFSFTNASGVPGQTWNFVGFENYMTFFTSSDSGDRIASIGRSLYFAVAVVVIQNAVGLFMAVIINKKLKGDVFYRAVFFLPVVLGVTVSGLIWQLIANPLGGPAQAMMNFFGTSSNFFGDYDIAFELIIFVQIWMYMGYSMTIFLAGLQSIPNDLYEAGYMDGASGWKAFKNITFPMIAPSFTVNMLLSIIGALQTFDIIYVLTGGKFNTTTLAFDVYATAFGSGTSDYGLASAVAMIQFLFVFTVSMIALYYLRRREVEM is encoded by the coding sequence ATGTATCCCTTCGGAAAGGGTGCGGCCCGGTTAATGCCGTATCTTTTGCTGAGTATTCCGGTGCTGCTCTATTTGCTTCTTGGCTTTGGTCCCTCAATGGTAACCGTACTGTTTTCCTTTACAAATGCTTCAGGGGTTCCGGGACAAACGTGGAATTTTGTTGGATTCGAGAATTATATGACCTTTTTTACCTCTTCCGATTCTGGAGATCGAATCGCATCTATTGGTCGTTCCCTATATTTCGCCGTAGCTGTGGTTGTGATTCAAAATGCAGTAGGGCTGTTCATGGCCGTCATTATTAATAAAAAGCTCAAGGGTGATGTGTTTTACCGCGCTGTATTTTTCCTGCCCGTTGTGCTTGGGGTAACGGTATCCGGACTGATCTGGCAGCTGATTGCCAATCCGCTTGGCGGTCCTGCGCAAGCCATGATGAACTTTTTTGGAACCAGCTCCAACTTTTTCGGGGACTATGATATTGCATTTGAACTGATTATTTTTGTGCAAATTTGGATGTACATGGGTTACTCGATGACTATTTTCTTAGCCGGACTCCAATCCATTCCCAATGATTTATATGAAGCAGGGTATATGGATGGCGCTTCTGGGTGGAAAGCGTTCAAAAACATTACCTTTCCGATGATTGCGCCGTCCTTTACAGTCAATATGCTGCTGTCCATTATTGGTGCATTGCAAACCTTTGACATTATTTATGTGCTGACAGGTGGTAAATTCAACACGACGACACTTGCGTTTGATGTGTATGCAACAGCCTTCGGCTCCGGGACGTCGGATTACGGCCTTGCTTCCGCAGTAGCTATGATCCAGTTCCTGTTCGTATTTACGGTGTCGATGATTGCTCTGTATTACTTGCGCAGAAGAGAGGTGGAAATGTAA
- a CDS encoding carbohydrate ABC transporter permease gives MSSTKGTKLLSYIIVLLMLSLYLFPLFYLFNVSMKTQSEYLIDPVAIAKSLRLENFMDAWEKGNFSQYMWNSILYTGVSTLLTLVISVFAAFPLARGYVKFSTFFYVFFLISMYLPNPLIPQFALINSLGLYNTQLGFILLKTTGTGIAFLMFVGYIKSVSRELDEAAAMDGCGYSRYLFTILVPLMKPVLATGIILTAIGAWNDIIGPTIYLSDPAYQPVTKGLFSFYGQYMNNWPLLACGILIVTLPLVILYIFLQRFIVGGAMAGAVKS, from the coding sequence ATGAGCAGTACCAAAGGAACAAAATTACTGAGCTACATCATCGTACTGCTCATGCTTTCGTTATATTTATTCCCGCTATTCTACCTCTTTAATGTATCGATGAAGACTCAAAGTGAGTATCTGATTGATCCTGTGGCTATAGCCAAGAGTCTGCGCTTGGAGAATTTCATGGATGCTTGGGAAAAAGGGAATTTCTCTCAGTACATGTGGAACAGTATTTTGTATACGGGCGTATCTACGCTATTAACGTTGGTGATATCCGTGTTTGCAGCTTTTCCATTGGCGCGGGGATACGTTAAGTTCAGCACCTTCTTTTATGTGTTTTTCCTGATATCCATGTATCTTCCGAACCCGCTGATTCCGCAATTTGCTCTCATTAATAGTCTGGGACTTTACAATACCCAGCTTGGTTTTATTTTGTTAAAAACAACGGGTACCGGTATTGCCTTCCTGATGTTTGTGGGATATATCAAGTCTGTCTCCCGTGAGCTGGATGAAGCGGCTGCAATGGACGGGTGCGGATATTCCCGCTATTTGTTTACGATTCTTGTACCGCTGATGAAGCCGGTGTTGGCCACAGGCATTATTTTGACAGCCATCGGGGCGTGGAACGATATTATAGGTCCTACCATTTATTTGTCTGATCCCGCATATCAGCCAGTGACCAAGGGATTGTTCTCCTTCTACGGACAATACATGAACAACTGGCCGCTGCTCGCTTGCGGTATCCTGATTGTTACACTACCGCTGGTTATTTTGTATATTTTCCTCCAGCGCTTTATTGTTGGCGGTGCAATGGCCGGAGCTGTGAAGTCTTAA
- a CDS encoding sugar ABC transporter permease, translated as MLKEIWKHRAVYAAISPFYLLFGIFGLFPIGFSLYLAFHKWDGIGDMTYNGWGNFGYLVTDNEFWQAVGNTFAIWVYSTIPMLFFALMIAFLLYAPFVKMRTLWRVGFFLPNVTSIVAVAIIFGALFANNFGFLNYLLQLPGLPMIQWLNVPWGIQIAVSSMVVWRWTGYNAIIYLAGLQSIPHVLYEAAKIDGATGAQAFFRITIPMLRPVILFTVITSTIGGMQLFTEPQVLVGNDGGAGASGMTIVLYLYRESFINNYFGYGAAVGWGMFLIIALFSIVNWKLVQGKK; from the coding sequence ATGCTGAAAGAAATATGGAAGCACCGTGCCGTATATGCCGCAATCTCGCCGTTTTACCTGCTGTTTGGCATCTTCGGCTTGTTTCCGATTGGCTTTTCATTATATCTGGCGTTTCACAAATGGGATGGCATCGGAGATATGACCTATAACGGCTGGGGTAACTTTGGCTATCTTGTGACAGATAACGAATTTTGGCAGGCTGTGGGTAATACCTTTGCGATCTGGGTGTATTCAACGATTCCGATGCTATTTTTTGCACTGATGATTGCCTTCCTGCTTTATGCACCTTTTGTCAAAATGCGTACCCTGTGGAGGGTCGGATTTTTTCTGCCGAACGTGACATCCATTGTGGCTGTTGCCATCATCTTTGGCGCTTTATTTGCCAATAATTTCGGATTTCTCAATTACCTGCTGCAACTCCCGGGCTTGCCTATGATCCAGTGGCTTAATGTGCCGTGGGGGATCCAAATCGCCGTTTCCTCCATGGTTGTATGGAGATGGACCGGCTATAACGCGATCATCTACCTGGCCGGACTCCAGAGTATTCCGCATGTGCTGTATGAAGCTGCGAAAATAGATGGAGCAACTGGAGCGCAAGCTTTCTTCCGCATCACCATTCCTATGCTTCGTCCGGTCATCCTGTTTACCGTAATTACGTCTACCATTGGCGGAATGCAGTTGTTCACCGAGCCGCAGGTGCTGGTCGGTAATGACGGTGGTGCCGGAGCAAGTGGCATGACCATTGTGTTGTATCTGTATCGTGAATCGTTCATTAACAACTATTTTGGATATGGTGCAGCCGTCGGATGGGGCATGTTCCTCATTATTGCCCTGTTCTCCATCGTGAACTGGAAGCTCGTACAAGGCAAAAAATAA
- the glpK gene encoding glycerol kinase GlpK, with protein MEKYILSLDQGTTSSRAILFNSKGDVVYSAQREFPQYFPHPGWVEQNANEIWSSILGVIASCLSESGVKANQIAAIGITNQRESVAVWDKNTGLPVYNVLVWQSRQTSEICEELKQQGHQELFHSKTGLLIDPYFSGTKVKWILDHVEGAREKAERGDLLFGTIDSWLIWKLSGGKAHVTDYSNAARTLMYNIYELKWDEELLDILGVPKNMLPEVRPSSEVYAHTVDYHFFGQNIPIAGAAGDQQAALFGQACYEKGMIKNTYGTGCFMLMNTGDQPVESKHGLITTIAWGLEEGKVQYALEGSVFVAGSAIQWLRDGLRMFREAKDSEAYAARVPSSEGVYLVPAFVGLGSPYWDSEVRGAMFGLTRGTTKEHFIRATLEALAYQTKDVLAAMEIDSGIAVKTLRVDGGAVLNNFLMQFQSDILDATVERPVIHETTALGAACLAGLAIGYWKSMDELRKRVRVERSFTPGMDEETRSSLYEGWKKAVKATMAYK; from the coding sequence ATGGAAAAATATATTTTGTCACTGGATCAGGGAACGACAAGCTCAAGAGCGATTTTGTTTAACAGTAAAGGGGATGTGGTGTACTCGGCTCAGCGGGAGTTTCCGCAATACTTTCCTCATCCCGGCTGGGTAGAACAGAATGCGAATGAAATCTGGAGTTCCATTCTGGGGGTCATTGCATCCTGTCTATCCGAATCCGGTGTAAAAGCGAACCAAATTGCCGCTATCGGCATTACCAATCAGCGTGAATCGGTAGCCGTATGGGACAAAAATACAGGACTTCCTGTGTATAACGTACTTGTATGGCAGTCGCGCCAAACCTCCGAGATCTGCGAAGAACTGAAGCAGCAAGGGCATCAGGAGCTATTCCACAGTAAAACAGGGCTGTTGATTGACCCGTATTTCTCAGGCACAAAAGTGAAGTGGATACTGGATCATGTAGAAGGTGCGCGGGAAAAGGCAGAACGAGGCGACTTGCTGTTCGGTACGATTGATTCGTGGCTGATCTGGAAGCTGTCCGGCGGCAAGGCGCATGTGACCGACTATTCCAACGCAGCCAGAACACTGATGTATAACATTTATGAGCTAAAGTGGGACGAAGAACTGCTGGACATTCTCGGTGTGCCAAAAAACATGCTGCCTGAGGTACGGCCTTCCTCCGAGGTATATGCGCATACGGTGGATTATCATTTCTTTGGTCAAAATATACCGATTGCAGGCGCAGCGGGTGACCAGCAGGCGGCTCTATTTGGTCAGGCTTGTTACGAAAAAGGGATGATCAAAAATACTTACGGCACAGGTTGCTTCATGCTGATGAACACGGGCGATCAACCCGTGGAATCCAAGCACGGACTTATTACGACCATCGCTTGGGGGCTGGAGGAAGGCAAGGTGCAATATGCGCTGGAGGGGAGTGTCTTTGTAGCGGGCTCGGCGATTCAGTGGCTTCGTGACGGTCTGCGTATGTTCCGTGAAGCCAAAGACAGTGAAGCCTATGCAGCCCGCGTTCCCTCTTCGGAAGGGGTGTATCTGGTACCAGCTTTTGTCGGCCTGGGCAGTCCATACTGGGATAGCGAGGTGCGTGGAGCGATGTTTGGCCTGACACGGGGGACCACAAAAGAACATTTTATTCGTGCAACACTGGAGGCACTTGCTTACCAGACGAAAGATGTGCTTGCCGCGATGGAAATTGACTCCGGCATTGCCGTGAAGACATTGCGAGTGGATGGGGGAGCCGTGCTGAACAATTTTCTGATGCAATTCCAGAGCGATATTCTGGATGCCACAGTAGAACGGCCTGTGATCCATGAGACAACAGCACTGGGAGCCGCATGTCTGGCAGGTTTGGCGATTGGATACTGGAAGAGCATGGATGAGCTGCGCAAGCGTGTGAGGGTGGAGCGATCTTTTACCCCCGGTATGGATGAAGAAACGCGCAGCAGTTTGTATGAAGGCTGGAAAAAGGCTGTGAAGGCGACAATGGCCTACAAGTAA